The stretch of DNA GTACGTCATGGAAGGCTCCAACTCGGGAGCCAGTCGCCGCACGCCGTACGGCGCCTTCGGCATCATCGAAAAGAACTGGAGCATTTTCGGTTCGATGATCCGGATGGCGGCCATCATGCGTTCACCGAGTTCTTCGCTCCGCGTGGGATAGAAGCGCCGATCGGTGCGCAGGAACGTCTTGAAGTCCTCGAGCGACCCCGAGAAGCCAGCCTCGGCGCGCAGGCCATCAAGCGCCGCGTTGATGCGCGTGACCTCGGCCAGGCCGCGGTCGTGAATCTGTTGCGGCGTCAGGTCAAGCCCGGTGTGCATGCGAATCAGGTAGCGGTAATAGGCGGGACCGTTGGGGTACTGCGACAGCCCAACCAGCTTCACGGTCCGCTTGCGGTACGGGCCATCGATGTAGGCCGCCAACCGCTCCACGGCCGGATTCACTTGCGCGGCCACCACGTCGTCCACGCGCTTCTGGAACGCGGCCTGGTCGGCCTGCTCGGCCTGTCCCTCGGTGGGCACGACGGACAAGCGCGCCGTCGTCACGGAAAACGGGCTTTTCGGCGGCGGCGCCGCGAACGAGCGGATGAACGCAGTCACCAACCGCAGTTCTTCTGTCGGTAGCGCCACGCCGTGTTCGGTCTGCTGTTCCAGCCGCACTTCGTACGCCTTCATGGTGGCGGGTAACTGGTGCAGTGCCGCGATGTAGGCATCACGCTGAGCCGCAGTGGCCAGTGGCGCGGCGGCAAACGTGGTCGTCAGCGTGCGCAGGGGCGAAAGGTAGGGCGTGACAACGCTTTGCAGCCAGAAAAATTCGGGTGAATTGTCCGCGTCGATGCGTGCCTGTGCTTCGGCAATCCCATACAGCAGCCACTGCTCGTGCGTCAGTTGTGACGTGTCAATCGCTCTCAGCCGCGTCAGGAATCCCGCGGCCTGATCGGCCAGGGACCGAGCCTGTTCGAGCGTCATGACCGGACCGCGGTCAACGGCGAGTGCCCCCGGACTGCGCGGCACGGGATTGCTGATTGCCCTGCGCTCCTCCGGGTACGAAGCCGCGAGCGCTTCAAGCTTCTGGAACTCCGTCTTTGGGACATCCTGCGCCGCAGGCGCCCAGGACAATACCAGCACCAGCCCGGCGGCACACCACATCAGTCGATTAGGACGCATGCGCCGTAGCATAGCCGCGACGGCCGCCAGCGGCGAGGTCACGTTTTGGGTAGTCTGGGAAGCTCGCCGTGGGCGAGCGAAGGTTGAGCTTGCCAACCGGAGCCGCGAGCGTAGCGAGCGATTGGCGAAGGTTGAGCCTGCCAGCCGAAGCCGCGAGCGTAGCGAGCGATTGGCGAAGGTTGGTGGACCTGACCGGGATCGAACCGGTGACCTCCTGAATGCCATCCAGGCGCGCTCCCAGCTGCGCCACAGGCCCACACTTGAGTTCTCCATTATAGGGGGGACAGACACAATGAGGCAATTGGCCAATGCGGCAATGAGCCAAAATTGCGCGCATTTCGTAGCGCGGCGTGGGTCTCAACGCCGCGATGCTCGGCGGCCTTGATACCCAGGCCGCCCTACGAAGAGGGCATTGCCCAAACGGCCCATTGCCCCATTGGCTCATTGACTAATGGCCAATCCCATGCCTAGACTGAACCCGATTCACTTCACGAAAGCTTGTTGGGGGTGTTTTCGGGCACCCCTCGGAGGAACAGTCATGCCGAATGGCACGATTGCACGTTTGTTGATCGACAAGGGTTTTGGTTTCATTCGGGACGAAGCGGGCGTGGAGCACTTCTTCCACCGGTCCGCCATCCGTGGCGCGGTGTTTGAGCTGCTGCGCGAAGGTCAACGGGTGGAATTCACCATCGAGGATTCACCCAAGGGACCGCGCGCGGGCGAAGTCCGTCTGCTCGACGAATAACATCTGCGGCTCCGGGCCTGGGCTCGGAGCCGGTACGTCCCTTGGCCGTTGATGGAGAACCCCGGGGGAAGCTCCCGGGGCCCGGTGGCCCTCCCGGTCTTCAAAACCGGCCGCTCCCCGCCTCCGGCGGGAAGGGTGGGTTCGACTCCCACGAGCTTCCGCCAACTCCACCGCTCTAGCCGATCAGTGCCTCGACCGTCAGGGCCTCGAGCGTGTGCAGGGTGTGCGCGGGTCTGGTCGCAGCCAACTCCTCATACGAAAAGATCCCGGTCGCGACGGCCACGGCTCTCGCGCCGTAGGCGTGGGCACAGTCCACATCGAGCGGAGTGTCTCCAATCACCACGATGTCGGCCGCCTCGAAACGTGGATGCCCTGCGGCCACCGCAGCCTCCACGGCCAACGGCACGAGGGCGCGACGCTCCGCGTGGTGATCGCCAAACGCGCCGAACCTGAAACGCCGCCACAAATCGAAGTGCCCCAGCTTGAGCGCCGCGCCGCGCGCGAAGTTCCCCGTCAGCAACCCCACGGCCACCTCGTCGCGCGCGGCGAGTGAGTCAAGCGCGTCGAGCAGCGGCACGACGCCCGGCAGGATCGCGCCGGAATGCGCCTGCGGGTCCGCGAGCGCTGCCTGCAGATCCTCGCAATAGGCATCCCGTAACCGGAGGACCGCGGCGTCTCCCGCCGGTTGCCCCGCGCGCGCCAGCGCCTCGGTCACGATCGCACGGTCGGTGCGGCCGGCCACGGGCACGGCATCGAGTGCGCCTGTGACACCAAAGAGCCGCTCGAACGATCGGTTCATGCCTCGCACGCCGGCGCGGCCGGATGAAATGAGCGTGCCGTCAATATCAAACAAGACGAGCGTCACCAGAACCTCCCCCACCGCCGGGTGGTGGGCACTCGGACGTCGCCGGATGCGGCCACGAGCTGGCCCAGCCGGCCGCCGGCGGCCGCGACAAACGCCTCATCCTCGGTGAGCGCGAGCCACGCGATGTTCCGGCGTTCACCGATCGAGGCTAACAGTCGGCCAAAGGCCGTGGCCTCCTCGGGCGCCAGCCTTGCCGTCGGATGCTCAAGCAGCAACATGCGCGGGTCCGTCGCGAGCGCCCGCGCCAGATGCACTCGAACGCGCGCGGCTTCAGACAGCGTGTTGACGTGCGCTGACAATGCGGCGTCGAGCTCCACTTCCTGAGCCAGCGCCGCGACAGTCGCGCGGACCTCGCTCGACACCGGGTCGATCGACAGCGTCATCGGCAACGCCAGGTTGGACTCCAGTGTGAGGCTGTCGAGCAACACGGCGCGGGCGGTGACCATGCCGAACACATCCAGCGACGTGAGCCATTGGGTGTCAGTCGTGATCTCGCGCGTGTCACGTCCTGCGATGCGCACCGTTCCATCATCGGGTAGCGACGCGCCGGTGACGAGAAGTACGAGCATCTCGGCGGCCTGGGCGTCGAGCCCCCGCAACGTAACGCGTTCACTCGGCGCCACCGACAGCGCATTGATGCGCAGCGGCCGCAGCCCTCCGTACTGTTTTCGAAGGCCGGCAATTTCAACGAGAGGCGTGGCGGCCGGCGGTTGCGCCATCAGGAGGGAATGGGCCAGCCTGTGCGTTCGGCCAGCCGTGCAAAATCCGCCGCCGGCAGGTGGAACTGCCCAAGCCCCTGGGAGCGCCCGCTCCCTACACCGTGGTAGTCGGACCCTCCGGTTGCCAACAGATTGAAGGTATCGGCCATCTGACGGTATCGGGCGGTCTCGGCCGTATCGTGTTCCGGGTGATACACCTCGATCGCCGGGAGTCCCGCCTCGATGAGCGCCGGGATGAGATGGTCTTTCTGCGTCTTGCCGGGATGCGCAAGCGACGCCACACCGCCGGCGCGCGCGATCAGCGCCACGACGTCAGCCGGATTGGCCCCCTGGCGTTCGATGAAGGCCGGACAGCCCTCGCCCAGGTACCGATCAAAGGCCTCCTTGATACTTGCCACGTGCCCGGCCTTGACAAGGGCGATCGCGGCCATCGGGCGCCCCACCGCCCGCCCCGCGCTGCGAGCCGCTTCAGCCATCGCATTCTCGAGATCAACCGGCACACCGAGGCGCTCGAGCCGATCACCGATCTCGCGCAACCGGCGCTTGCGGTCTTCACGTTGGGTCGAGAGGAACGTCACGAGTTCGGGATAGTTCCGGTCGAAAGAATAGCCGAGCATGTGAACGTCTTTCCCGTGATCGACGGCCGTGATCTCAATCCCGGGCAGGCAGGCCACGCCAGTGGCCGCAGCAGCCCCACTCACCTCATCCCAGGCGGCAGTGGTGTCGTGGTCCACCACGGCCATGGTCGTGATTCCCATGGCCACCACTTCTTCCACAAGCTGCGACGGCGTGGATCGCCCGTCGGAGGCAGTCGTGTGCATATGCAAATCGATCATCCGGACCGGCCTCACCGGCGTTTCCTGGAGACGCGGGCCTTTGGCGCGACCTTGCCGGCAGCTTTCTGCCGTTCCACCAGGTTGCGGTACTCGCGAATGAGCAGGTCGAGATGCTCACGTTCCTCGTCGGCGAACTCCAGGAAGATGCGCTTGCCTTCCGACTCCTCGAAGCGATCGCCGTAGCGTTTGAAAAACTGGTGCGAGCCGCGTTCGCACTTGATCCCCACAAGCAGCGCCTGCCGGTCGTCGGCGCCCTGCCGCAGCTCGGCCGTGCCCGCCGCGAACAGGCCATGGGCTGCGCCTTTGAAGAACAGGAACGTCGGGTGCGCCTCGAGCGTAGGGTCCTCGGCGAGCAACTCGCGGTAACGCGCTTCGAGTTTGCCCAGGTGTTCCTTCTCTTCGTCCGCCAAGCGGCGAAACACCCGGCGCCCCCGCGCGTCACCGGTCAACGCGGCTGCCCGCGCATAAAACTCCAGGCCGCTCCGCTCGGTGGCGATGGCAATGCGCAGGGCGTCGCGCGCAAACAGCGCCTCCGTGGGGGCGGTCACGCGCTCGGGCTGCCGCCCGCTCTGACAGTTCACGCACGTGCCATAAATCTGCAGCACGCTCTGGCGCGCGGCGAAGTTGCGCGCTTCGGCCACTTCCTCCACCAGCGCTTCGATGTCGGAACTGAGGAACTCGTAGGATTGATTGCAGGTCTTGCAGATGAGATGGAAATGCCGGGGATGGCGATACGAATGTTCGAACCGGTAGCGCCCCTCGCCAAAGTCCACTTTGCGCGCGATGCCGGCGTCCACCATCCACTGGAGCGTGCGGTAGATCGTGGCGCGGCTGATGCGCGCGTCTTCGGCACGTATGAGATCGACGAGTTCGTCGGCCGCGAGGTGGCCTTCCTGCCGCAGGAAGACCTGCACGATGAAGTCGCGTTTGCCCGAGCGCCGGCCACCGGCAGGCCGCCGCTGCTCGATGAACTCGGAGGCCGACTGCATACGCGCGGACCCGCCGCTCAGGCGCTGAATGACGAACCGCAGCCGCAGGTGGACTTGGCGTTCGGATTCTTGATGGTGAATCCGCCACCCATGTTGTTGTCGACGAAGTCCACTTCGGCGCCGCTCAGGTACCGCAGGCTGATCGGATCAACGAGCAACTTCACACCGTTGACCTCGAACACCTGGTCCGCATCGGCGTTGCCATCGCCCTCATCGATCATCAGGCCGTACTGGAACCCTGAACACCCGCCGCCCTGCAC from Acidobacteriota bacterium encodes:
- a CDS encoding cold shock domain-containing protein; the protein is MPNGTIARLLIDKGFGFIRDEAGVEHFFHRSAIRGAVFELLREGQRVEFTIEDSPKGPRAGEVRLLDE
- a CDS encoding haloacid dehalogenase-like hydrolase codes for the protein MTLVLFDIDGTLISSGRAGVRGMNRSFERLFGVTGALDAVPVAGRTDRAIVTEALARAGQPAGDAAVLRLRDAYCEDLQAALADPQAHSGAILPGVVPLLDALDSLAARDEVAVGLLTGNFARGAALKLGHFDLWRRFRFGAFGDHHAERRALVPLAVEAAVAAGHPRFEAADIVVIGDTPLDVDCAHAYGARAVAVATGIFSYEELAATRPAHTLHTLEALTVEALIG
- a CDS encoding ATP-binding cassette domain-containing protein gives rise to the protein MAQPPAATPLVEIAGLRKQYGGLRPLRINALSVAPSERVTLRGLDAQAAEMLVLLVTGASLPDDGTVRIAGRDTREITTDTQWLTSLDVFGMVTARAVLLDSLTLESNLALPMTLSIDPVSSEVRATVAALAQEVELDAALSAHVNTLSEAARVRVHLARALATDPRMLLLEHPTARLAPEEATAFGRLLASIGERRNIAWLALTEDEAFVAAAGGRLGQLVAASGDVRVPTTRRWGRFW
- a CDS encoding transcriptional repressor, which translates into the protein MQSASEFIEQRRPAGGRRSGKRDFIVQVFLRQEGHLAADELVDLIRAEDARISRATIYRTLQWMVDAGIARKVDFGEGRYRFEHSYRHPRHFHLICKTCNQSYEFLSSDIEALVEEVAEARNFAARQSVLQIYGTCVNCQSGRQPERVTAPTEALFARDALRIAIATERSGLEFYARAAALTGDARGRRVFRRLADEEKEHLGKLEARYRELLAEDPTLEAHPTFLFFKGAAHGLFAAGTAELRQGADDRQALLVGIKCERGSHQFFKRYGDRFEESEGKRIFLEFADEEREHLDLLIREYRNLVERQKAAGKVAPKARVSRKRR
- the erpA gene encoding iron-sulfur cluster insertion protein ErpA yields the protein MINVTETAATKIAELLVEEGRLGAGLRVFVQGGGCSGFQYGLMIDEGDGNADADQVFEVNGVKLLVDPISLRYLSGAEVDFVDNNMGGGFTIKNPNAKSTCGCGSSFSA
- a CDS encoding DUF885 domain-containing protein; its protein translation is MRPNRLMWCAAGLVLVLSWAPAAQDVPKTEFQKLEALAASYPEERRAISNPVPRSPGALAVDRGPVMTLEQARSLADQAAGFLTRLRAIDTSQLTHEQWLLYGIAEAQARIDADNSPEFFWLQSVVTPYLSPLRTLTTTFAAAPLATAAQRDAYIAALHQLPATMKAYEVRLEQQTEHGVALPTEELRLVTAFIRSFAAPPPKSPFSVTTARLSVVPTEGQAEQADQAAFQKRVDDVVAAQVNPAVERLAAYIDGPYRKRTVKLVGLSQYPNGPAYYRYLIRMHTGLDLTPQQIHDRGLAEVTRINAALDGLRAEAGFSGSLEDFKTFLRTDRRFYPTRSEELGERMMAAIRIIEPKMLQFFSMMPKAPYGVRRLAPELEPSMTYGFYSLPDAREPMGLYHFNGLNPETRSLTMVTAIVFHELLPGHHYQMTRLAENAALTGARKTARYTAYTEGWGEYASDVAWEMGAYPDVYAKAGRLGMDLFTSSRLVVDTGMNALGWSRERAMQFMKDNTFESDAQIDTETLRYSTDMPGQALAYKLGALAIRDARERVTKAQGAAFDIRKFHDYLLDAGPIPLGMFEQHFGCWLDGERHKK
- a CDS encoding PHP domain-containing protein, with the protein product MHTTASDGRSTPSQLVEEVVAMGITTMAVVDHDTTAAWDEVSGAAAATGVACLPGIEITAVDHGKDVHMLGYSFDRNYPELVTFLSTQREDRKRRLREIGDRLERLGVPVDLENAMAEAARSAGRAVGRPMAAIALVKAGHVASIKEAFDRYLGEGCPAFIERQGANPADVVALIARAGGVASLAHPGKTQKDHLIPALIEAGLPAIEVYHPEHDTAETARYRQMADTFNLLATGGSDYHGVGSGRSQGLGQFHLPAADFARLAERTGWPIPS